The genomic stretch TTCACACCCTGAAAAAGAATCACCTCTATCTTTGTTGCAAGATTTTTTTATTCAAAGAATTCGCACTCTCCTCCAAGATGACCTAAAGATTGACTATGATCTAGTTAACGCTGTACTGCCAGATGCCGATCCAGAGTACTCTCAAAGAGCCTTGACCGATTTATTAGACGTGCGCGATCGCGCTTTGTTTCTGCAGCAAATTCGCCAAAATGGTCTTTTAGCCCAAATCTACGAAACTATTAACCGTTCTACCCGTCTAGCAGTTAAAGGGGATTTGGATACAGTATCTCTTAGTCCCGAGAGATTGGCTAAGCCCGAATTGTTCGAAAAATCTTCTGAATCAGCCTTTTATCAAGCTTTATTAGATTTAGTTCCCACCACCGCAGCAGCTCAAAAAGAGCGTAATTATCAGTTACTAGTAGACGCTTTAGCTCAAATCAACCCCATCGTCAGTCATTTTTTTGATGGAGAAGATAGCGTTTTAATTATGGCTGACAATCCGGAAATCAGACAGAATAGACTTAATCTGCTCAGTTTATTGCGTAATCATGCTCGAATTTTGGCAGATTTTGGCAGCATCGTCAAAAGCTAAAGAGTTCCATTTCTGTAATAATACCTTTAGACAACTAAAAGGAGAGTAAAATGAAAAAAGGATCATTGGTACACGCGGTTAGAGAAAAACTAGAAAACAGTCTAGAAGCAAAGGCAAGTGACCCCCGCTTCCCTGATTACATCTTCAACAGTAAAGGCGAAATCGTCGATCTAGATGGAGAATATGCTCTAGTTAAATTCTACGTTCCCACTCCTAACATTTGGTTTCGCCTTGATCAGTTAGAACTAGCAGAATAAAATCATGGAACTTTCCCCTACTTTACCCATAAACTGTACATCCTTCAAAGTCTCTATTATTGGTGCAGGTAAAGTTGGTAGCACACTGACTCAGCGTATCGCTGAAAAGAATCTAGCGGATGTGGTTTTATTAGATATAATTCCGGGTTTACCGCAAGCCCTCGCTCTTGATCTGATGGCAGCCCAGGGTATAGAATTACACGACAGTAATATTATCGGTACTAACGACTACGCTGATACGGCGGGTTCCAATATTATCGTGATTACAGCAGGTATGGCGCGTAAACCCAACATGAGTAGGGATGATTTAATCCAAATCAACAGCAAAATCGTGGTAGAGGTAGCTGAGCAAACGATCCTCCACTCACCCAACGCTCTCTATGTGGTGATTACTAATCCCCTGGATGTGATGACTTATTTGGTTTGGAAAACTACTGGACTAGGGACTTATCAAGTGATGGGTATGGCGGGAGTACTCGACTCTTCTCGTCTACAAACCTTTATTGCGATGAAGTTGGGAGTCTATACAGCAGACGTCTCAGCTATGGTTTTAGGGGGTCATGGCGATTTGATGCTACCCTTACCTCGTTACTGTACTGTTACAGGCGTACCCATTACTGAATTGATGGACGAAGATAGTATTAACCAAATAGTTGAAAGAACTCGTAACGGAGGCGCGGAAATCGTCGAATTACTCAAAACTGGGGGCGCCTATTTTGCTCCTGCTTCTTCTGCTTGTATCATGGTGGAAGCGATTTTACGCAATCAATCGCGCTTATTACCCGCTGCGGCTTATCTCCAGGGCGAATATGGCTTAAACGATTTATTTCTTGGTGTACCCTGTCGTATTGGCTGTCGTGGTGTAGAGAAGATTTTAGAAGTCGATTTAACTCCTGCAGAGCGTGAATCACTACATATTTCGGCTGAGTCGGTACGCCAGAATATTAAACTCGCTCTAGCTTCTCTAGGGTAATAATATCTTACAAGCTCTTGAATTTTGCAAGATTTTCATATACGATAACGGCTCTTTACATTTGCAGGATTTTCCAATAGACTACGGGTATGAACTTTTAAAAAAATAATCATGGACAGAAAACTTCACCAACTATCTCTGGCATTCGCTAGCTGCTTTGTTTTAGTATTGTTGTTTCTAGTAGATTTAGGTCTATTCACTAACAGTAAAAAAGAAGTAGCTTACTCCCCTAAACCTATAATCGTCCTACCAGAAAATAATTAGTCTTCAAAAAAAATAACTATAAGCTAGAGTAAACATAAAAGTAAGTTGTGCAGCTAGCGCAAATAAATAAAAAATTATTCTAGGTTTAAAGATAGATAGCATCAAGCCAACCGCCTTCAGATCAATCATTGGACCAAATACCAAAAAAGCCAACAAAGAACTACTCGTAAAAGTCCCAGCAAAAGATAGCGCAAAAAAAGAATCCACCGTTGAACAGATAGAAACAACAGCGGCTAATAGCATCATGGCTACAATCGAACTAACGGTACCTTGACCTAAGTTAACAATCAGCTCTCTAGGTACAAATACTTGGATAGTCGCTGCGATCGCACTGCCCAAAATCAACACACCTCCTAACTCTCGTAATTCCTGGCTCATATTCTCCAAAAACCCGGAAATAAGAGCAGAATTGCTTCTTTTTTGGACCAAAACCGCCCCCTGCATTAGCGGTAAACTACTTTGTTTTTTGGGTAGTAATGAACGACGATAATTGCTTTTGATAGTCATACGCTTAGCCAGAAGCTCCTGTAACAAAGGACGCGGATCCCTCTGTATACTAAACACACAAGCGATAATAGTAGCGATTAACCAAGAAAAAAGTATACGCAACCAAACAATTTCTGGTTGATCTCTAAATACGATCCAAGTTGACCAAATCACGATCGGATTAATAGTCGGCGCCGCTAACAGAAAGCCCACCGACATAGATAGGGGTAAACCCTGGAGTAAAAAACGTCTCGCTACTGGAACATTACCACACTCGCATACTGGCAAGAAAAAACCCATGAAACTACCAAACATAGACCCTAAAATAGGATGACGAGGTACTCTACTAACCAGTTGTTCTTCATTAATAAACAATAAAAGCGCACTCGAAAGTACAACTCCCAATACCAAAAAAGGAAGTGCTTCAACGAGTAAACTCAAAAAAATAGTGAAAGCATCATGAAATCGAGTCATCAGTTTTTTGCTTACCTCAGTTATATAATTAAACACAATATCTAAAAACGTAACTGATATTCGAATACACCCCTAGTATCTTTCGAAAAATTCGTAGATCCACGTATGAGTAGATTTTCGTTGAGACGATAGCGGACACCAAACTGGGGAGGTTCGGTATTAGTTAAAACTTTGAGCAGCGAAAAAGAAAATTGTCTACTTATATCCACACCAATTTCCGCAGCTAAGCCAAAATTCTCAGTACCTCTTTCTTGTTGAATAACGGGCGCCGGAAAAATACGGAATTCACTTAAACCCAAACTATCAGCTAATTCTCCTTGAAAACTTCCAAATAGAGCAGATCCTGCTAGGTTAGCTAAACCGAGCGTTGTTTCTCCTGTTCCTGAAGTGTTGACAAAACT from Gloeocapsa sp. PCC 73106 encodes the following:
- a CDS encoding NAD(P)H-quinone oxidoreductase subunit O, with product MKKGSLVHAVREKLENSLEAKASDPRFPDYIFNSKGEIVDLDGEYALVKFYVPTPNIWFRLDQLELAE
- a CDS encoding permease, whose protein sequence is MTRFHDAFTIFLSLLVEALPFLVLGVVLSSALLLFINEEQLVSRVPRHPILGSMFGSFMGFFLPVCECGNVPVARRFLLQGLPLSMSVGFLLAAPTINPIVIWSTWIVFRDQPEIVWLRILFSWLIATIIACVFSIQRDPRPLLQELLAKRMTIKSNYRRSLLPKKQSSLPLMQGAVLVQKRSNSALISGFLENMSQELRELGGVLILGSAIAATIQVFVPRELIVNLGQGTVSSIVAMMLLAAVVSICSTVDSFFALSFAGTFTSSSLLAFLVFGPMIDLKAVGLMLSIFKPRIIFYLFALAAQLTFMFTLAYSYFF
- the mdh gene encoding malate dehydrogenase, producing the protein MELSPTLPINCTSFKVSIIGAGKVGSTLTQRIAEKNLADVVLLDIIPGLPQALALDLMAAQGIELHDSNIIGTNDYADTAGSNIIVITAGMARKPNMSRDDLIQINSKIVVEVAEQTILHSPNALYVVITNPLDVMTYLVWKTTGLGTYQVMGMAGVLDSSRLQTFIAMKLGVYTADVSAMVLGGHGDLMLPLPRYCTVTGVPITELMDEDSINQIVERTRNGGAEIVELLKTGGAYFAPASSACIMVEAILRNQSRLLPAAAYLQGEYGLNDLFLGVPCRIGCRGVEKILEVDLTPAERESLHISAESVRQNIKLALASLG